From one Paenibacillus terrae HPL-003 genomic stretch:
- the infB gene encoding translation initiation factor IF-2 has product MSKQESKDKVRVYEYAKSLNMSSKEIITILKRLDIPVNNHMSVMEHDAVGKVEKFFKDIKSNAAAKQGGAGTAQVSSNQAGSSQNSNHSTEQTKNQQEKQVSMNRTNNNQNSNRSSAPKAQGSQQGGQNRSQQSTSRPSGQQGSQNRSGGQQQGGQQRPSTNTSSRPQGSQSTNSRPQGSNQGGTAVRTASSTGSSNANRSGGGNRTGSNSNNGGNRSGQGRFDDNRQGGGRGGNGGRGGNNRGGSNRGGKFNNRGRGQQQERREKIDNTPKKIIVRGEMTVGETAKLLHKDASEVIKKLITLGTMATINQELDMDTILLLAGDFGVEVEVKIPVEEDRFETVEENDDPDLLKTRPPVVTIMGHVDHGKTTLLDAIRSTNVTGGEAGGITQHIGAYQVEINSKKITFLDTPGHEAFTAMRARGAQVTDMTIIVVAADDGVMPQTVEAINHAKAAGLPIIVAVNKIDKPDANPDKVKQELTEYELVPEEWGGDTIFVNVSAKQRMGLEDLLEMILLVAEVNEYKANPDKRARGTIIEAELDKGRGSVARILVQNGTLKVGDAFVAGNCFGRVRAMVNDKGRRLKEAGPSTPVEITGLTEVPLAGDPFMVFEDERKARAIADRRSITQRQSDLGSNTRVTLDDLFQHIKDGEMKDLNVIIKGDVQGSVEALKGSLNKIEVEGVRVKILHSGAGAITESDIILAAASNAIVIGFNVRPDNQAKSTAEAEKVDIRLHRVIYNVIEEIEQAMKGMLDPEYKENVIGHAEVRNVFKVTKVGTIAGCMVTSGKITRSAEARLIRDGIVIFEGKIDSLKRFKDDAKEVAQGYECGITLDGYNDVKELDIIEAFVMETVER; this is encoded by the coding sequence TTGAGTAAACAAGAAAGCAAAGACAAAGTGCGGGTATACGAATACGCCAAATCGTTGAACATGAGCAGCAAAGAAATTATCACCATTCTTAAACGGCTGGATATTCCCGTGAACAACCATATGAGCGTCATGGAACACGATGCCGTGGGTAAAGTGGAAAAATTTTTTAAGGATATTAAATCCAATGCTGCGGCCAAGCAAGGCGGAGCAGGCACGGCGCAAGTAAGCTCGAACCAGGCCGGTTCAAGCCAGAATAGTAATCATTCAACTGAGCAAACCAAAAATCAACAGGAAAAGCAGGTAAGTATGAATAGGACAAACAACAACCAAAACAGTAACCGAAGCAGCGCTCCAAAAGCGCAGGGTAGTCAGCAGGGCGGTCAAAACCGCAGTCAACAGAGTACAAGCAGACCAAGTGGACAGCAAGGCAGCCAGAACCGTAGTGGCGGCCAGCAACAGGGAGGACAACAGCGCCCGAGCACTAACACGAGTTCACGTCCTCAAGGTAGCCAAAGCACTAACTCTCGTCCGCAAGGGAGCAATCAAGGTGGTACGGCAGTAAGAACGGCTTCATCCACGGGAAGTAGCAATGCGAATCGTAGCGGTGGTGGCAACCGTACAGGCAGCAACTCCAATAACGGCGGTAATCGTTCCGGTCAAGGCCGTTTTGACGATAACCGTCAAGGAGGAGGACGCGGCGGTAACGGTGGTCGTGGTGGCAATAACCGCGGTGGTAGCAATCGTGGTGGAAAATTCAACAACCGTGGCAGAGGTCAACAACAGGAGCGCCGCGAGAAAATCGACAACACGCCTAAGAAAATCATTGTGCGTGGTGAGATGACAGTAGGCGAAACAGCGAAGCTTCTCCACAAGGATGCATCGGAAGTTATTAAAAAGCTGATCACGCTTGGAACGATGGCGACCATTAACCAGGAACTGGATATGGATACTATCCTTCTGCTTGCCGGAGATTTCGGTGTGGAAGTAGAAGTGAAAATTCCGGTCGAAGAGGATCGCTTTGAAACAGTGGAAGAAAACGATGATCCAGACCTTCTGAAAACACGTCCACCCGTTGTTACGATTATGGGTCACGTCGATCATGGTAAAACAACTTTGCTGGATGCTATTCGCTCCACTAATGTAACGGGCGGCGAAGCTGGTGGTATTACACAGCATATCGGTGCGTACCAAGTTGAAATCAACAGCAAAAAAATCACTTTCCTGGATACACCGGGTCACGAAGCGTTTACGGCTATGCGTGCTCGTGGTGCTCAAGTTACGGATATGACGATTATTGTTGTTGCAGCTGACGACGGTGTTATGCCACAGACAGTTGAAGCCATCAACCATGCGAAGGCAGCTGGTCTGCCGATCATCGTGGCTGTGAATAAGATCGACAAACCGGATGCGAATCCGGATAAAGTAAAGCAAGAATTGACTGAGTATGAATTGGTTCCTGAAGAGTGGGGCGGCGATACGATCTTCGTCAACGTTTCCGCGAAACAGAGAATGGGTCTTGAAGATCTGCTCGAAATGATTCTGCTCGTAGCTGAAGTGAATGAGTACAAAGCGAACCCGGACAAACGGGCACGTGGTACGATCATCGAGGCTGAGCTGGATAAAGGCCGCGGTTCCGTAGCCCGTATCCTCGTTCAGAATGGTACACTGAAAGTCGGCGATGCTTTCGTAGCAGGTAACTGTTTCGGACGTGTACGTGCCATGGTCAATGACAAAGGCCGTCGTCTCAAGGAAGCGGGTCCTTCCACACCAGTTGAAATCACTGGTTTGACAGAAGTGCCACTTGCTGGTGATCCGTTCATGGTGTTCGAGGATGAGCGCAAAGCTCGTGCTATCGCTGACAGACGTTCGATTACGCAACGTCAGTCCGATCTGGGCAGCAACACCCGCGTAACGCTGGATGACCTGTTCCAGCACATCAAGGATGGCGAGATGAAAGATCTGAACGTCATTATCAAAGGCGATGTGCAAGGTTCTGTCGAAGCGCTGAAAGGTTCCTTGAACAAGATTGAAGTTGAAGGTGTACGCGTTAAAATTCTTCACAGCGGTGCAGGTGCAATTACCGAATCCGATATTATTTTGGCTGCGGCTTCCAATGCCATTGTGATTGGTTTTAACGTACGTCCTGATAATCAGGCGAAATCTACAGCTGAAGCAGAAAAAGTGGACATTCGTCTGCACCGCGTCATTTACAATGTCATTGAAGAAATCGAGCAAGCCATGAAAGGCATGCTGGATCCTGAATATAAAGAAAATGTGATTGGGCATGCTGAAGTTCGCAACGTGTTTAAGGTAACTAAGGTCGGTACGATTGCCGGTTGTATGGTGACGTCCGGTAAAATTACCCGTTCAGCAGAAGCGCGCCTGATTCGTGATGGCATTGTTATTTTTGAGGGAAAAATCGACTCACTGAAACGCTTTAAGGACGACGCAAAAGAAGTTGCCCAAGGTTACGAATGCGGTATTACCCTTGATGGCTATAATGATGTTAAGGAACTCGACATTATTGAAGCGTTCGTCATGGAAACAGTGGAGCGCTAA
- the rbfA gene encoding 30S ribosome-binding factor RbfA: protein MAKIRTGRVGEQIKKELSQLIQTELKDPRIGFITVTGVDLTNDLSQAKIYLSVLGDEEQKTSSLKALDKANGYLRSELGKRIRLRHIPELIFKIDESIAYGSRIEKLLSDIDKDEK, encoded by the coding sequence ATGGCTAAAATACGTACAGGTCGGGTTGGCGAGCAGATTAAAAAAGAGCTAAGCCAACTCATACAGACCGAATTAAAAGATCCCCGTATCGGTTTTATTACGGTAACGGGTGTTGATCTGACAAACGATTTGTCCCAAGCGAAAATATACTTGAGCGTGCTTGGGGATGAGGAGCAAAAAACTTCTTCCCTGAAAGCATTGGACAAAGCGAACGGTTATCTTCGTTCCGAACTTGGCAAACGGATACGGCTGCGCCATATTCCTGAGCTGATTTTCAAAATTGACGAATCTATCGCTTACGGCAGCCGGATTGAAAAGCTGCTGAGTGATATCGACAAGGATGAAAAATAG